Below is a genomic region from Acetomicrobium sp. S15 = DSM 107314.
GGCTTCTTTTGTCGAGCAGGCCATGATCTCTCTCTCTGCGGAAGGCAAGGGGGAGTCCGATCACGGTTGTCTTGTTGAACTGTGGGAGGAACTTTCTGGAGCAGAAGTTAGATAGAGGTTAGATGAGACATTAAAATAACATCAATACAAAGGTCAAACCCAATCCGCTTTTCTGTCTGTAAGGAAATCGAAGGAGGAATAGTTATGACGTTTGCCCCTCGCGGCATATTGCCTGCCATGGTTACCCCCTTGAACGATAGGGAAGAGGTCAACGAAAAAGCTCTGAGGAGCCTCGTGGACTTCCTGGTCGATAACGGAGTTCACGGAATATTCGTGGTGGGCAGCCAAGGTGAAGCTTATGCCCTATCACGGGACGAGAAGAAAAAAGTGATGGAAACGGCAGTGGAGCAAGCAGCCGAACGTGTGCCTGTATATGCCGGCACGGGCGCCGTAACCACCCGCGAGGCCGTCGAGCTTACTCGGATGGCCGAAGGGATCGGCGTGGATGCCGTTTCCGTCATCACTCCCTATTTCCTGTCTCCATCTCAAGAAGAGCTTTACGAGTACTATAAGATTATAGCGAACTCAACGAGTCTTCCGATATTGCTCTATAATAACCCGGGCAAGACCGGAGGGGTGAGCATCTCCGTAGGCCTTGCAGAACGCCTTTCTCAAATCGAAAACATCGTAGGCATCAAAGATAGCAGCGGCGACATGACGCTCACCGGCGAATACATCAGGAAGACCAGAGATAAGGGTTTCAGTGTCCTCGCCGGCAGGGATACACTTATACTCTCTACGCTGCTTTACGGCGGGAGCGGAGCCATATCAGCCACGGCCAACGTGGCGCCTAAAATTGCAGTAGATATCTATGAGCATTTTGTAAAGGGCGACATTGAAAAGGCCAGAGAGGCGCAATTTGCCCTCGCCCCGCTGCGTGTGGCCTTTGAACTGGGAACATTTCCCGTGGTAATAAAAGAGGCGCTCAAAATCATAGGCATAGATGCAGGACCGGCCAAAAGCCCTGTTAAAGACTTATCAGATGCGAAGAGGCAAGAATTAAAGGAAATCCTCAAGGGAATGGGGCTTTTGTGACGCCCGCTATGTTGTCTCAAGGAGAGCCGAAAAGCGTAAGAGATTTCCGAGGTCAATAAAACATATAAAAAG
It encodes:
- the dapA gene encoding 4-hydroxy-tetrahydrodipicolinate synthase encodes the protein MTFAPRGILPAMVTPLNDREEVNEKALRSLVDFLVDNGVHGIFVVGSQGEAYALSRDEKKKVMETAVEQAAERVPVYAGTGAVTTREAVELTRMAEGIGVDAVSVITPYFLSPSQEELYEYYKIIANSTSLPILLYNNPGKTGGVSISVGLAERLSQIENIVGIKDSSGDMTLTGEYIRKTRDKGFSVLAGRDTLILSTLLYGGSGAISATANVAPKIAVDIYEHFVKGDIEKAREAQFALAPLRVAFELGTFPVVIKEALKIIGIDAGPAKSPVKDLSDAKRQELKEILKGMGLL